One segment of Novipirellula artificiosorum DNA contains the following:
- a CDS encoding mechanosensitive ion channel domain-containing protein → MLTRNDCSRRMDCQWIARSAVAAWLLLVLSSITAGTAVSMAGPSARSAASDERQIVSEELLATVKQCDQNVVRLGQQLEVIDAVDVATRARLQQELELWNQLALVVAERTTLHDDLAMDQAQLDDAVPPSPYGASQRMSFLELDDCRNQLQTAKNELEAISIERQSEKVMLDESRQAFRIAEQVRRRALERLQIATPRELPEREREHQLACLRSRVAESQLNLQRERIARFDLEQQLGERKRSNLQATIATHSEQITFSQAELDERLKLIDSYIEKIESQVRAIDSRRIEIGYQAKQGVKEQTVSALENAREEKGLLQRLLSEAEATKKCWRRRYALVNSRPSAVEIADWLAEAIRAKEHIELLSDQLRLRSDLRTEAIAPLLRRQLRGDFRDGNASDVDEQIEELQRMVDVYGSIEVVTSANLRVCSRYIEELQNRQHEFAFSEWWPVMRQAIGSVWNYEVMSVDDASITVSKICCGLGLFLLGFFFCRSAAAIIANRVLPRLGVSPSAVSVFRTLIFYAFLVTLSLFVLDVVHVPLTVFAFLGGAIAIGVGFGSQNLMNNFISGLILLVERPIRAGDLVKIDGISANVEHIGARSTRVRTGENLEILIPNSKFLEANVTNWTLSDTRVRTSITLGVAYGSPVANVISELDRIVRRHELVIQTPEPIVLFRDFADSSLTFEVHFWIHQRRIMEGRIVRSQLRVAIDEAFHAAGIEIAFPQRDVHLDVRSPIEVRMEANPIAHRRDDRIREAA, encoded by the coding sequence ATGCTGACTCGCAACGATTGCTCGAGAAGAATGGATTGCCAATGGATTGCGCGATCCGCCGTGGCTGCGTGGCTGCTGTTGGTGCTCTCCTCAATCACGGCTGGAACGGCCGTTTCGATGGCTGGACCTTCAGCCCGTTCGGCAGCGAGTGATGAACGTCAGATTGTTTCGGAGGAACTTCTCGCTACAGTGAAACAGTGCGACCAGAACGTGGTTCGTTTAGGTCAACAACTTGAGGTGATCGATGCCGTGGATGTCGCCACACGAGCTCGACTTCAACAGGAACTGGAGCTCTGGAACCAGCTGGCGTTGGTCGTGGCGGAGCGGACCACGTTGCACGACGACCTTGCCATGGATCAGGCCCAACTCGATGACGCCGTGCCTCCGTCACCCTATGGTGCTTCGCAACGGATGTCGTTCCTGGAACTGGATGATTGTCGAAATCAGTTGCAAACGGCGAAAAATGAGCTGGAAGCGATTTCCATTGAGCGACAATCTGAAAAAGTGATGCTGGATGAATCGCGACAAGCATTTCGTATTGCGGAGCAAGTAAGGCGTCGTGCGTTAGAACGATTACAAATCGCGACACCTCGTGAGCTCCCCGAGCGTGAGCGTGAGCATCAGCTGGCATGTCTGAGAAGTCGTGTCGCTGAAAGCCAGCTCAACCTTCAACGCGAGCGGATTGCCCGGTTTGATTTAGAACAGCAACTCGGCGAGCGAAAACGATCGAACTTGCAGGCGACGATCGCCACGCATTCTGAACAGATCACGTTCTCGCAGGCCGAGTTGGACGAGCGATTGAAGTTGATCGACAGCTACATTGAGAAAATTGAAAGCCAAGTCAGGGCAATTGATTCGCGAAGAATCGAGATAGGGTATCAAGCAAAGCAAGGCGTGAAGGAGCAAACCGTTTCAGCTCTCGAAAACGCTCGTGAGGAGAAGGGATTACTGCAACGATTGCTGTCCGAGGCGGAGGCAACCAAGAAGTGTTGGCGGCGACGATACGCGTTGGTGAACTCTCGTCCGTCCGCCGTCGAGATCGCGGACTGGCTGGCAGAAGCGATTCGAGCAAAAGAACACATTGAGTTACTCTCGGACCAGCTTCGATTGCGAAGCGATCTCCGCACCGAAGCAATTGCCCCCCTACTGCGTCGCCAGCTCCGTGGGGATTTCCGCGACGGCAACGCTAGCGACGTGGACGAGCAAATCGAGGAACTGCAGCGGATGGTGGATGTTTACGGGAGCATCGAAGTGGTGACGAGCGCAAATCTCCGTGTCTGTTCGCGCTACATCGAAGAACTTCAGAACCGCCAACACGAGTTTGCATTTTCGGAATGGTGGCCGGTAATGCGGCAAGCCATCGGGTCTGTGTGGAATTACGAAGTGATGAGTGTGGATGACGCATCGATCACCGTTTCGAAAATCTGTTGTGGGCTTGGCCTGTTCCTGCTTGGTTTCTTTTTTTGCCGCTCTGCTGCCGCCATCATTGCCAATCGAGTCTTGCCCCGTCTCGGGGTGAGTCCTTCGGCGGTCTCGGTCTTTCGAACGCTGATCTTCTATGCTTTCCTTGTGACGTTGAGTTTGTTTGTGTTGGATGTCGTGCACGTTCCTTTGACCGTGTTCGCGTTTCTCGGAGGCGCTATTGCGATTGGAGTGGGCTTTGGCAGCCAAAACCTGATGAACAACTTTATCAGCGGGCTGATTCTATTGGTTGAGAGACCGATCCGAGCGGGCGACTTGGTCAAAATCGATGGCATCAGCGCCAACGTGGAGCACATCGGCGCTCGCAGCACCCGAGTCCGTACAGGCGAGAACCTTGAGATTCTGATTCCCAATAGTAAGTTCCTCGAAGCGAATGTGACCAATTGGACCCTTTCGGATACTCGCGTGAGGACGTCGATTACGCTAGGTGTTGCCTATGGATCCCCCGTTGCCAACGTGATTTCGGAACTCGATCGCATTGTTCGACGACACGAATTAGTGATTCAAACGCCCGAGCCAATCGTGCTCTTTCGCGATTTCGCCGATAGCTCTCTGACGTTTGAAGTGCATTTTTGGATCCACCAGCGACGCATCATGGAAGGTAGGATCGTCCGCAGCCAATTGCGTGTCGCCATTGATGAAGCGTTTCATGCTGCGGGAATCGAGATCGCGTTCCCTCAGCGTGACGTTCATCTCGATGTGCGTTCGCCCATTGAAGTCAGAATGGAAGCGAACCCAATCGCCCACCGACGGGATGACCGTATCCGAGAGGCAGCTTAA
- a CDS encoding alpha/beta hydrolase family protein: MQLCQARHVLEFSILAVGFSLASFHGQSFSQDASRELALPSVAQVPPESGKRVPITPPEYLGTAVHHMVYLPSNWSQDMVNQGRRYPVIVEYTGNHFPQSFSTGKVEDAGLGFGLSSGQFIWITLPFVDKDHQKNAIRWWGDIDATVEYALVNVPRICQRFGGDPQQVLLCGFSRGAIAVNLIGLHDDRIAKLWCGFVTHDHFDGEREWRKTNWGSPLQDYRLAAEQRLERVAGRPYLVCQAGTTEAIQNYLRSRCSLDAFTFLDVNVHHIFGAFPNETAAAPHTDRWLLKPSDERERAWQWVHRHVGSTLQTGQ; the protein is encoded by the coding sequence ATGCAATTGTGCCAGGCCCGACATGTGTTGGAATTCTCGATTCTGGCTGTGGGCTTTTCCCTCGCAAGCTTTCATGGCCAATCGTTCTCACAAGACGCCAGTCGAGAGTTGGCGTTGCCAAGCGTAGCACAGGTCCCGCCAGAATCTGGAAAGCGTGTGCCTATCACGCCCCCGGAATACCTGGGGACTGCGGTCCATCACATGGTTTACTTGCCATCGAATTGGAGCCAAGACATGGTGAACCAGGGTCGCCGGTATCCGGTCATCGTCGAATACACGGGCAACCATTTCCCCCAATCCTTTTCGACCGGCAAGGTCGAAGATGCTGGACTTGGCTTTGGGCTTTCGAGCGGGCAATTCATTTGGATCACTTTGCCCTTCGTCGACAAAGATCATCAAAAGAACGCGATCCGATGGTGGGGCGATATCGACGCGACGGTCGAATACGCGCTCGTGAACGTACCTCGCATCTGTCAGCGTTTCGGTGGCGATCCCCAACAAGTTTTGCTCTGTGGTTTTTCTCGCGGTGCGATAGCGGTCAACTTGATCGGACTGCATGATGATCGAATCGCGAAATTGTGGTGCGGCTTTGTAACGCACGATCACTTTGACGGCGAACGAGAATGGCGAAAAACAAATTGGGGGTCTCCGCTGCAGGACTATCGCCTTGCGGCGGAACAACGACTCGAGCGAGTTGCGGGACGGCCTTACTTGGTTTGCCAAGCAGGCACCACCGAAGCAATCCAAAACTATCTGCGGTCACGTTGCTCGCTTGATGCATTTACGTTTCTCGACGTCAACGTTCATCACATTTTCGGAGCGTTCCCCAACGAAACCGCCGCCGCACCCCACACCGATCGATGGTTGCTCAAACCCAGTGACGAACGAGAACGAGCATGGCAGTGGGTCCATCGCCACGTAGGCTCTACGTTGCAAACGGGGCAGTAG
- a CDS encoding response regulator: protein MLVLSRKKNQSLRFPNLGISIEILRVDGKTVRVGVDAPRDIRVLRGELPESEMAETGSLGQSPQAEKEAEAQATSQARHELRNRLNTASLALHLLQRQLDLGRVSDAEKTLARAVDSLADLDRLAAEPVSTRREIKADGTCRALIVEDNENERQLMVGFLELCGYQVDAVEDGVAAMEYLESHARPDIVLLDMNMPRMDGPKTVSAIRSNPEYEGIKLFAVSGAEQATLQLPMGHTGVDHWFSKPLKPAEFAHDLAEEVTRTCSTAG, encoded by the coding sequence ATGCTCGTACTTTCTCGCAAAAAGAATCAAAGCTTGCGTTTCCCGAATCTCGGTATTTCGATTGAGATTCTCCGTGTCGACGGCAAAACCGTCCGCGTGGGTGTCGATGCTCCTCGCGATATCCGTGTGCTTCGCGGTGAGTTGCCCGAATCGGAAATGGCCGAAACGGGGTCATTGGGACAAAGTCCCCAGGCAGAGAAAGAGGCCGAGGCACAGGCGACAAGTCAGGCACGGCACGAGCTTCGCAATCGGCTGAACACGGCGAGTCTCGCTTTGCATTTGCTGCAACGCCAATTGGATCTGGGCCGGGTCAGTGACGCGGAGAAGACGTTGGCACGAGCCGTCGACTCACTGGCGGATCTTGATCGATTGGCTGCCGAACCCGTTTCAACTCGCCGCGAAATCAAAGCGGACGGTACCTGTCGCGCGCTGATTGTTGAAGACAATGAAAACGAACGTCAATTGATGGTTGGGTTCTTGGAACTTTGCGGCTACCAAGTGGATGCCGTCGAAGACGGGGTGGCGGCAATGGAGTACTTGGAATCTCACGCTCGCCCAGACATCGTCCTGCTCGACATGAACATGCCGCGGATGGATGGGCCCAAAACCGTTTCTGCGATCCGCAGCAATCCTGAGTATGAAGGGATCAAACTGTTTGCGGTCAGTGGAGCCGAACAGGCCACGCTCCAATTGCCGATGGGGCACACCGGTGTCGACCATTGGTTCTCCAAACCGCTAAAGCCTGCTGAGTTCGCCCATGATTTGGCCGAAGAAGTGACCCGAACCTGCTCCACGGCGGGCTGA
- the hisA gene encoding 1-(5-phosphoribosyl)-5-[(5-phosphoribosylamino)methylideneamino]imidazole-4-carboxamide isomerase: protein MEIWPAIDLRHGKPVRLRQGDYDRQTVFGDDPVAFAQRWRDAGAKRLHLVDLDAARGDDATLNRAAVKKIVEATQLQCELGGGVRDEQAIEELLALGISRLVVGSAALKKPDWFAEMCDKYPGQLAAGIDARDGMVATDGWLETSSTPAVDLAQELRSRTDKIAAIIYTDIARDGMMRGPNFEGLAQMAAATDIPLVASGGVTTLDDVRKLVMVEMPAAIVGRSIYDGAMKLEEVLDVAGDR, encoded by the coding sequence TTGGAGATTTGGCCAGCGATTGACCTTCGGCATGGCAAGCCGGTTCGGCTGCGTCAGGGTGATTATGATCGCCAAACGGTATTCGGCGACGATCCCGTTGCATTCGCGCAGCGCTGGCGCGACGCGGGCGCCAAACGGTTGCACTTGGTTGACCTCGATGCTGCCCGAGGGGACGATGCGACGTTGAATCGTGCTGCGGTAAAAAAAATCGTCGAAGCGACTCAATTGCAATGCGAACTCGGGGGTGGCGTGCGTGATGAGCAAGCGATTGAAGAGTTGTTGGCGCTCGGGATTTCACGTCTGGTGGTCGGCTCGGCTGCGCTGAAGAAGCCCGATTGGTTTGCCGAGATGTGTGACAAATACCCTGGGCAACTTGCCGCGGGTATCGATGCCCGTGACGGCATGGTGGCGACGGACGGTTGGTTGGAAACCAGCAGCACACCCGCGGTGGATTTGGCGCAGGAACTGCGAAGTCGTACCGACAAGATTGCCGCGATCATCTACACCGATATCGCTCGCGATGGCATGATGCGTGGCCCCAATTTCGAGGGGCTTGCGCAAATGGCCGCCGCAACGGATATCCCGCTGGTTGCGAGCGGTGGCGTGACGACCCTGGACGATGTTCGCAAATTGGTGATGGTCGAAATGCCTGCCGCCATCGTAGGCCGTTCCATCTACGATGGGGCGATGAAACTCGAAGAGGTGCTCGACGTGGCTGGCGACCGCTAG
- a CDS encoding helix-turn-helix domain-containing protein, whose product MRYAFRLAELLGHTPDRRKRPGTIKSIVEHTGLDRHQVASLLKNEAKYIPLDALSRLCDYLIDHGYATADQLPGALFAVNAENFWELLARRSDIEIVVGVRQNDGDSPENATVVASDSVLFGELLNGVSTLGGAAKHKSSSEGEDGKTTELPMPDRLQQTLVWSPGQVTLEEARERATEVFDGFVEAQNDRGIVCIGSVKSNPVVELLFSDAFGCTPFVTEDDVDDVSARSCPFFLRYRDSDPKPGAASAGMRLSKNEDAPEPGFYYEKDDGTWAYAGGKSNDAALVFYIYREALGRLDMVLSGFSGRATRLLAKTLAIRGEEFWPPVYEHGGMQVGAYLVQYENTDASPSRDDLIFNPGGAADIMPLSRRALERRLSKR is encoded by the coding sequence ATGAGATACGCATTCCGTTTGGCGGAATTACTTGGCCATACTCCGGACCGACGCAAGCGTCCTGGGACGATCAAGTCGATTGTAGAACATACCGGACTTGATCGACATCAAGTCGCATCACTTTTGAAAAATGAAGCAAAATACATACCACTCGATGCACTTTCACGGCTTTGCGATTACTTGATTGATCACGGTTATGCGACCGCCGACCAATTGCCTGGCGCTTTGTTTGCGGTCAACGCCGAGAACTTTTGGGAGCTCCTCGCTCGTCGCAGTGATATCGAGATCGTCGTCGGTGTCCGGCAAAATGATGGAGATTCGCCCGAGAACGCGACGGTCGTCGCCAGCGACTCCGTGCTTTTTGGTGAACTGCTCAACGGCGTTTCGACGCTCGGCGGTGCCGCCAAACACAAGTCATCCTCCGAAGGCGAAGATGGCAAAACGACCGAGTTGCCGATGCCGGATCGGTTGCAGCAAACGTTGGTTTGGAGCCCGGGTCAAGTCACACTCGAAGAAGCTCGTGAACGGGCCACCGAAGTCTTCGATGGTTTTGTGGAAGCGCAAAACGACCGCGGCATCGTTTGCATTGGCAGTGTCAAAAGCAACCCCGTTGTTGAATTGCTGTTCTCGGACGCATTCGGATGCACGCCTTTTGTCACCGAGGACGACGTGGACGACGTGTCAGCGCGTTCGTGCCCCTTCTTCTTGCGGTACCGAGACAGCGATCCGAAACCGGGCGCTGCGTCGGCGGGGATGCGATTGAGCAAGAATGAGGATGCGCCGGAGCCAGGGTTTTACTACGAAAAGGACGACGGCACTTGGGCATACGCGGGTGGCAAAAGCAACGACGCAGCGTTGGTCTTCTACATCTACCGCGAAGCGCTCGGACGACTTGACATGGTGCTCAGTGGCTTCTCGGGACGAGCCACCCGGTTGCTGGCGAAAACGCTTGCAATTCGTGGCGAAGAGTTCTGGCCGCCCGTTTATGAACATGGCGGGATGCAAGTCGGCGCCTACTTGGTGCAATACGAGAACACCGATGCGTCGCCAAGCCGTGATGACTTGATTTTCAATCCCGGTGGTGCTGCCGACATCATGCCTCTGTCTCGCAGGGCACTTGAACGTCGGCTTTCCAAGCGGTAG
- a CDS encoding PstS family phosphate ABC transporter substrate-binding protein, which yields MFKTPAVPLLLFAVFSFSVPINCRGDESSTSFSVQEIRSLLNSITPYLPGQEVSAEVDIFGSTSMDALAHGWAGGFKKFHPKATVVISAEGSETAVDRLTKNPASIGMFSRPVSEEELEKLKLAGLENPAAVMVAREALGVFVNESNPLKSINREQFLTLFCVPDGETPSEPMVWSSFGASGGIANEPVEIIARGQNSGTQIFLQNYVFGGQVMREAKASYASNAKVVQALEEDKNAIGICGLKCGSHSLRLLGLQANDTIIPCDDHSVLMGRYPLIRPLTLVLDLGQTGARADANREFVRYALHQAGQSQSILAGFFPFDPPTLRGERAKLEQKSDGSDK from the coding sequence TTGTTTAAGACGCCTGCTGTCCCACTCCTTCTGTTCGCCGTCTTCTCGTTTTCCGTACCCATTAACTGCCGAGGCGACGAGTCGTCTACATCGTTTTCGGTCCAGGAAATTCGTTCTCTGCTGAATTCGATCACGCCCTATCTACCTGGACAGGAAGTTAGTGCGGAAGTCGATATTTTCGGCTCCACCAGCATGGATGCTTTAGCCCATGGATGGGCCGGCGGATTTAAGAAATTCCACCCCAAGGCAACTGTCGTGATCTCCGCCGAAGGCTCCGAGACGGCGGTGGATCGCCTGACCAAGAACCCAGCAAGTATCGGTATGTTCTCGAGACCTGTCTCGGAGGAGGAACTCGAAAAACTGAAGTTGGCGGGACTTGAAAACCCCGCGGCAGTGATGGTTGCGAGAGAGGCGTTAGGGGTTTTTGTGAACGAAAGCAATCCGCTTAAATCGATCAACCGCGAACAATTCTTAACTCTTTTTTGCGTTCCCGATGGCGAGACGCCGTCCGAGCCGATGGTGTGGAGTTCCTTCGGTGCCAGCGGAGGAATCGCGAACGAACCGGTGGAGATCATCGCACGTGGCCAGAACAGTGGAACCCAGATCTTCCTGCAGAACTATGTCTTTGGTGGACAAGTGATGCGTGAAGCCAAAGCGTCTTATGCATCCAACGCAAAGGTCGTTCAAGCACTCGAAGAAGACAAAAACGCGATTGGAATCTGTGGTTTAAAGTGTGGTAGCCACTCCTTGCGGCTTCTCGGTTTGCAAGCAAACGACACAATCATTCCTTGTGACGATCACTCGGTTCTGATGGGCCGCTATCCGCTCATTCGCCCGCTGACGCTTGTCCTCGATCTCGGACAAACCGGAGCTCGCGCGGACGCGAATCGAGAATTCGTTCGCTACGCATTACACCAAGCCGGACAAAGCCAAAGCATTTTAGCCGGATTCTTTCCTTTTGATCCGCCAACGCTGCGTGGCGAACGAGCCAAACTGGAACAGAAATCCGACGGTTCGGACAAGTAA
- a CDS encoding YbaY family lipoprotein, which produces MNCLIPNQLTRFTFAFSLVMAMISPPVASGQGFEGSGSFTSASWNGGGWNEGWNGNGWNGDGWAGSSGPNKAWLLGVTGKNTEVGVAIDSVAPGSAAARMGLVPGDLVVCVNGDQVGLVGSKIFDIAEELNHHADVSGRVRLLVQYRRSGQLRTIPVQLDDHQGGLSGSLIVQNGSVPANSIITVQLENETRPYFAIRNGQQTFRAPSISQGAIPFTINFDPSYITATDRYRLRAFISYNGKTIYETPQPTYVLTQGNPNTAQLLLAPKSFAFAGQPNGGVVAAGYASYDNITTQVTAAYQRYLSRNPTPMELAAWHSVPDPEYRMSRLPNELMATQEYFDRCGNNNNAWLERVFTEVIGYVPSAYERQQWMQRFAEVRYSRTEVLGQMTLVANRKP; this is translated from the coding sequence ATGAACTGCCTGATCCCAAACCAACTCACTCGTTTTACGTTTGCGTTTTCACTGGTGATGGCAATGATTTCCCCTCCGGTCGCGAGCGGCCAAGGCTTCGAAGGAAGCGGTTCCTTCACATCAGCCTCATGGAATGGCGGCGGATGGAACGAGGGCTGGAATGGTAACGGCTGGAATGGCGATGGTTGGGCGGGAAGCAGTGGGCCGAACAAAGCTTGGCTGCTCGGCGTGACCGGCAAGAACACCGAAGTCGGCGTCGCAATCGATTCGGTGGCACCGGGGTCTGCAGCTGCCCGCATGGGGCTGGTTCCTGGTGACCTTGTGGTTTGTGTCAACGGGGATCAAGTGGGCTTGGTTGGTTCCAAAATCTTTGACATTGCCGAAGAACTGAATCATCATGCCGACGTGTCGGGTCGCGTCCGCTTGCTGGTGCAGTACCGTAGGTCGGGGCAATTGCGGACAATCCCGGTTCAGCTTGACGATCATCAGGGCGGCTTGTCAGGGAGCTTGATCGTGCAGAACGGCAGCGTGCCGGCGAACTCGATCATCACAGTGCAGCTAGAAAACGAAACGCGACCGTACTTTGCCATTCGCAATGGGCAACAAACCTTCCGTGCACCGTCGATCTCTCAAGGAGCGATTCCGTTCACCATCAATTTTGATCCGAGCTACATCACTGCCACCGATCGTTATCGTCTGCGTGCCTTCATCTCGTACAACGGCAAGACCATCTACGAGACCCCTCAACCGACGTACGTGTTGACACAGGGCAATCCCAATACCGCACAGCTACTTTTGGCTCCAAAATCCTTTGCATTTGCTGGTCAACCGAACGGCGGTGTCGTTGCAGCGGGCTACGCCTCCTATGATAACATCACCACGCAAGTGACCGCGGCCTATCAGCGATACCTCAGCAGGAATCCAACGCCCATGGAATTGGCGGCTTGGCACTCGGTGCCAGATCCCGAGTATCGCATGAGCCGGCTGCCAAATGAATTGATGGCAACCCAAGAGTACTTTGACCGTTGTGGCAACAATAACAACGCCTGGCTTGAGCGAGTGTTTACCGAAGTGATCGGGTACGTACCTTCGGCGTACGAAAGACAACAGTGGATGCAGCGTTTCGCTGAGGTCCGCTACTCGCGTACGGAAGTGCTTGGCCAGATGACACTCGTCGCAAATCGCAAACCGTAG